A genomic stretch from Malus domestica chromosome 15, GDT2T_hap1 includes:
- the LOC103402285 gene encoding endoglucanase 25-like: MSMYGRDPWGGPLEINTADSATDDDRSRNLQDLDRAALSSRPLDETQQSWLLGPSGEQKKKKYVDLGCIIVSRKIFVWTVGTLLVSAFLAGFITLIVKTVPRHHHARPPPDNYTLALRKSLMFFNAQRSGKLPKHNNVSWRGNSCLKDGNDPSTTFKDLAGGFYDAGDAIKFNFPASFAMTMLSWSVIEYSAKYEAAGELSHVKEIIKWGSDYFLKTFNHSADSIDRLVAQVGVGSTAGGSTTPNDHYCWMRPEDIDYQRPVSECHSCSDLAAEMAAALAASSIVFKDNKAYSQKLVHGAKTLFRFSREQRGRYSAGGSTDAATFYNSTSYWDEFIWGGAWMYYATGNSSYLQLATTPGLAKHAGAFWGGPDYGVLSWDNKLAGAQVLLSRLRLFLSPGYPYEEILRTFHNQTSIIMCSYLPVFTTFNRTKGGLIQLNHGRPQPLQYVVNAAFLATLYSDYLDAADTPGWYCGPNFYSTDVLREFAKTQIDYILGKNPRKMSYVVGFGNHYPKHVHHRGASIPKNKIKYNCKGGWKWRDTPKANPNTIDGAMVAGPDKHDGFRDVRSNYNYTEPTLAGNAGLVAALVALSGEKSVGIDKNTIFSAVPPMFPTPPPPPAPWKP, encoded by the exons ATGAGCATGTACGGCAGGGACCCCTGGGGGGGCCCGCTGGAGATAAACACGGCTGACTCTGCCACCGACGACGACCGCAGCCGGAACCTACAGGATCTGGACAGGGCGGCGCTGTCGTCGCGGCCGCTGGACGAGACTCAGCAGAGCTGGCTGCTGGGCCCCTCCGgcgagcagaagaagaagaagtatgTGGATCTGGGATGCATCATCGTCAGCCGTAAGATCTTTGTGTGGACGGTCGGGACGCTACTGGTGTCGGCCTTCCTGGCGGGCTTCATCACGCTCATCGTCAAGACTGTGCCGCGTCACCACCACGCCCGCCCTCCCCCCGACAACTACACTTTGGCGCTTCGCAAGTCCCTAATGTTTTTCAACGCCCAGCGAT CCGGAAAACTCCCAAAGCATAACAATGTGTCGTGGAGGGGTAATTCGTGCTTAAAGGATGGCAATGATCCCTCCACCACTTTCAAAGATCTTGCCGGTGGCTTTTATGATGCCGGAGATGCCATCAAGTTCAACTTCCCGGCCTCCTTCGCCATGACCATGCTCAGCTGGAGCGTCATTGAATACAGTGCTAAGTATGAAGCTGCTGGGGAACTCTCCCATGTTAAAGAAATCATTAAATGGGGATCCGATTACTTTTTGAAGACCTTCAACCATTCTGCCGATTCCATTGACCGACTTGTTGCCCAG GTTGGGGTAGGATCTACTGCCGGAGGAAGTACTACTCCTAATGATCATTATTGCTGGATGCGTCCTGAGGATATTGACTACCAGCGTCCTGTGTCTGAGTGTCATAGTTGCTCTGATCTAGCTGCTGAAATGGCCGCCGCTCTAGCTGCTTCATCCATAGTTTTCAAAGATAACAAGGCATACTCTCAGAAACTTGTTCATGGTGCAAAAACACTCTTCAGGTTTTCAAGGGAGCAGAGAGGCAGATATAGTGCTGGTGGTAGCACGGATGCAGCAACCTTCTACAACTCCACCAGTTATTGGGATGAGTTCATATGGGGTGGAGCTTGGATGTATTATGCTACTGGAAATTCCTCTTATCTTCAGCTTGCAACAACTCCGGGTCTTGCTAAACATGCTGGTGCCTTCTGGGGAGGACCTGATTATGGAGTATTGAGCTGGGACAACAAGCTTGCTGGAGCTCAG GTGCTTCTGAGCCGTTTGAGGTTATTCTTGAGCCCTGGGTATCCATATGAAGAAATTTTGAGGACATTTCACAATCAGACTAGCATAATCATGTGCTCATACCTGCCTGTTTTTACAACCTTTAACAGAACAAAAG GAGGCTTGATCCAGTTGAATCATGGAAGGCCACAACCTCTTCAGTATGTAGTCAATGCAGCCTTCTTAGCTACATTGTATAGTGATTATCTTGATGCTGCTGATACACCTGGGTGGTATTGTGGACCCAACTTCTACTCTACTGACGTGTTGCGAGAATTTGCTAAAACTCAg ATTGATTACATCCTTGGCAAAAATCCTCGAAAAATGAGTTATGTCGTGGGCTTTGGTAATCATTACCCAAAACATGTCCACCATAGAGGCGCATCTATTCCAAAGAACAAAATCAAATACAATTGTAAAGGGGGGTGGAAATGGAGGGACACTCCAAAGGCAAACCCAAACACGATTGATGGGGCCATGGTTGCTGGTCCTGACAAACATGATGGTTTCCGTGATGTTCGTTCTAATTACAACTACACAGAGCCGACTCTTGCAGGAAATGCAGGTTTGGTAGCAGCACTCGTTGCTTTGTCGGGAGAAAAATCTGTTGGAATTGACAAAAATACGATTTTCTCTGCGGTTCCCCCAATGTTCCCCACTCCACCACCACCTCCGGCACCCTGGAAACCATGA
- the LOC103402286 gene encoding uncharacterized protein, with the protein MMTNSLEELGKHPTSVHYVREDSEYVRLVVSNETRAAEADILQPQSETRVKSFLWWIRALAWCLVIIILLLIFLKWGMPFLFEKVLLPIMQWEATAFGRPVLALVLVASLALFPVVLIPSGPSMWLAGMIFGYGLGFVIIMVGTTIGMVLPYLIGLFFRDRIHQWLNRWPRNAAMIRLAGEGSWFHQFRVVALFRVSPFPYTIFNYAIVVTSMTFWPYLCGSVAGMVPEAFIYIYSGRLIRTFANVKYGNYHLTKVEIVYNVISLIVAVITTVAFTVYAKNALNKLKRAETSGGAEASALDHGSLEMEKLPLEKPKHIRTW; encoded by the exons ATGATGACAAACTCCTTGGAAGAGTTAGGGAAGCATCCAACCTCAGTGCATTATGTTAGAGAAGACAGTGAGTATGTTAGGCTGGTTGTATCCAATGAAACAAGGGCGGCAGAAGCTGATATCTTGCAGCCTCAATCAGAGACAAGGGTTAAATCTTTCTTGTGGTGGATTAGAGCCTTAGCTTGGTGCCTTGTTATCATTATATTGCTCCTCATTTTCTTAAAATGGGGGATGCCGTTTCTTTTTGAAAAG GTTCTCTTACCAATAATGCAATGGGAAGCTACTGCATTTGGCCGTCCAGTTCTTGCCCTTGTTCTCGTTGCTTCACTCGCTTTGTTCCCTGTGGTCCTAATACCTTCTGGCCCTTCCATGTGGCTGGCTGGAATGATATTTGGTTATGGCTTAGGGTTTGTTATCATCATGGTCGGAACAACTATTGGGATGGTCCTGCCATATCTAATTGGTCTGTTTTTCCGTGATCGCATACAT CAATGGTTAAATAGATGGCCCCGAAATGCTGCAATGATTAGACTTGCCGGGGAAGGGAGTTGGTTCCATCAATTTCGAGTGGTTGCTCTCTTTAGGGTTTCACCCTTTCCGTACACAATTTTTAACTATGCAATCGTTGTTACCAGTATGACATTTTGGCCCTACTTATGTGGATCAGTTGCTGGAATGGTGCCAGAGGCTTTCATTTACATCTACAG TGGTCGCTTAATAAGGACATTTGCAAATGTTAAGTATGGGAACTATCACTTGACTAAAGTGGAGATTGTATACAACGTTATATCCTTAATTGTTGCAGTTATAACCACAGTTGCTTTTACTGTTTATGCAAAAAATGCTTTAAATAAGCTTAAAAGGGCAGAAACTAGTGGAGGAGCGGAAGCATCAGCCTTGGACCATGGCAGTTTAGAGATGGAGAAGCTTCCCCTTGAAAAACCCAAGCATATAAGAACATGGTAG